The following coding sequences lie in one Metopolophium dirhodum isolate CAU chromosome 5, ASM1992520v1, whole genome shotgun sequence genomic window:
- the LOC132945059 gene encoding uncharacterized protein LOC132945059: MAQALEKNARDFGIRRQVYRTDNALHTMFRMSKALALLPANMIIEGFEVVVNEARLSPNTEVAERYITYFRNQWMERVGPETFCVHGMPRRTNNDQEIFHRHLNTIMNSPRPGIWHFTKYGTRYERMQSRPALRARRRAYVQIDKKISEATERLAQGRISVKEFLLYTGHLAYDAERRRGVGNVGIVPPQIVETIEEQIPTVNVEDNVVGGFDRQNELRELILQQQNRIREMAEEQDNALNIFNDEPDFVLAEDDDPVFIAMAEIEEQRRAQDRENIPHVPLDINGVEPRPADCCVICLSNVNSHACIPCGHKCLCRDCLGNLIHNRCPICNIETTLIVQIF, encoded by the exons ATGGCCCAA gcaCTCGAAAAGAATGCAAGAGACTTTGGCATACGGAGACAAGTATACAGGACTGACAATGCACTGCATACTATGTTTCGTATGTCAAAAGCTCTTGCACTTTTGCCGGCAAACATGATAATTGAAGGCTTCGAAGTGGTAGTCAACGAGGCAAGGCTTTCTCCAAATACTGAGGTTGCAGAAAgatacattacatattttagaaatCAGTGGATGGAAC gGGTTGGACCGGAAACCTTTTGTGTACATGGCATGCCAAGGAGAACTAACAACGACCAGGAGATATTTCACCGCCATTTAAACACTATCATGAATAGTCCACGTCCTGGTATTTGGCATTTTACCa AATATGGCACAAGATATGAAAGGATGCAAAGCAGACCAGCTCTAAGAGCCCGGCGTCGAGCTTATGTtcaaatcgataaaaaaatcaGCGAAGCCACTGAACGGTTGGCCCAGGGCAGGATTTCTGTTAAAGAATTTCTCCTCTACACTGGGCATTTGGCTTATGATGCAG AACGAAGGCGTGGAGTGGGGAACGTAGGAATTGTTCCACCCCAAATCGTGGAAACTATTGaag AACAAATTCCTACTGTAAATGTGGAAGACAACGTTGTTGGAG GTTTTGATAGACAAAATGAATTAAgagaattgattttacaacaacAAAATCGCATAAGGGAGATGGCAGAAGAACAGGataatgcattaaatatttttaacg aTGAACCTGATTTTGTATTAGCAGAGGATGATGATCCGGTGTTCATTGCTATGGCGGAAATTGAGGAACAGAGGAGGGCTCAAGACAGGGAAAACATCCCTCATGTTCCTCTCGATATCAATGGAGTTGAACCAAGACCCGCCGATTGCTGCGTTATTTGTTTAAGCAATGTCAACAGCCACGCATGCATTCCTTGTGGACACAAATGCTTGTGTAGAGATTGCTTGGGCAATTTAATCCACAACCGTTGCCCTATTTGTAACATCGAAACCACATTAatcgtacaaatattttaa
- the LOC132945060 gene encoding uncharacterized protein LOC132945060, protein MEFVTTEGYRSNSKIVHCNNGYFYKIKCTRTNSKSLQCIQTDCSATGLIVENLLYEKRTHTTHGPDMNYLALVTLKQSILRRCVEECTPLRVIYEEETSRTQGLEHHLGYTSLLRTMERTRAAAQPQIPRDLMEYAGNLVDARYVHLFKTANGREMFRGFVMGPPDAGSAVVFISPSLEK, encoded by the exons atggaaTTCGTCACGACTGAAGGCTATAGATCAAACAGTAAAATTGTACATTGTAACAATgggtatttttacaaaataaaatgtacaagaaCAAATTCTAAATCATTGCAATGTATACAAACAGACTGTTCTGCAACCG GTCTCATCGTGGAAAATTTATTGTATGAGAAACGTACTCACACTACACATGGCCCTGACATGAACTATTTAGCCCTAGTGACTTTAAAGCAGAGTATTTTACGAAGGTGCGTGGAAGAATGTACTCCACTTCGGGTGATTTATGAAGAAGAGACATCAAG AACACAAGGGTTAGAACATCACCTAGGGTATACTTCTCTTTTGAGAACTATGGAGAGAACTAGAGCTGCAGCACAACCACAAATACCACGAGATCTTATGGAATACGCAGGTAATCTGGTAGATGCTCGATAcgttcatttattcaaaactgCTAATGGACGAGAAATGTTCAGAGGGTTCGTCATGGGTCCTCCTGACGCTGGATCAGCAGTCGTTTTCATATCTCCATCCCTggaaaagtaa